One Lemur catta isolate mLemCat1 chromosome 15, mLemCat1.pri, whole genome shotgun sequence genomic window carries:
- the LOC123650938 gene encoding 40S ribosomal protein S12-like, whose product MVVDTVLQEVLNTALIHNGLAHGIHKAAKALDKHQAYLCALASNCDEPMFVELVEALCAEHQINLIKVDDNKILGEWVGLCKTDREGKPREVVGSCVVVKDYGKELQAEEIIEEYFTCKK is encoded by the coding sequence ATGGTCGTTGATACTGTTTTACAAGAGGTGCTGAATACTGCCCTCATCCACAATGGCCTTGCACATGGAATTCACAAAGCTGCCAAAGCCTTAGATAAGCACCAAGCCTATCTTTGTGCGCTTGCGTCCAACTGTGATGAGCCTATGTTTGTTGAGTTGGTGGAGGCCCTTTGTGCTGAACACCAGATCAACCTAATTAAGGTTGATGACAACAAGATACTAGGGGAATGGGTAGGCCTTTGTAAAACTGACAGAGAAGGGAAACCCCGTGAGGTGGTTGGTAGTTGTGTAGTAGTTAAGGACTATGGCAAAGAATTGCAGGCCGAGGAGATCATCGAAGAGTACTTCACATGCAAGAAGTGA